The DNA segment TAGGTTCTGCTGCGGATATAACAATAATTGATTTGAATAAAACAAAAACTATTGACAAATTTGAATCTAAAAGTAAAAACTCACCATTCATCGGAATGAAATTAATAGGTTTTGCTATAACGACAATCGTTGGTGGCAAAATTGTAAAGGAAAATGGAAAAATTATATCAGATTGACTCACAAATAGTCGCCAAAAAACAACTTGCTGAAAAGCATTTTTTAATTACTTTTTATAGTCCTGAAATTGCTCATTCAGCAAAACCCGGTCAGTTTGTAATGATAAAAATAGACAATGAAAAAACATTTTTACGAAGGCCGTTCAGTATTTGTGGCGTTAATAAAAAAACTTTTGATATTGTTTTTAAAGTTGTAGGCTGTGGCACAGAAGTTCTGAGTAGATGTCAGGTTGGTGATTCGTTAAGTATTATTGGTCCTCTTGGCAATTGTTTCCCATCTCACATCTTACATCTCACATCTCCCATCTCACTTGTCGCCGGTGGAACCGGTATCGCCTCACTTCTATTTCTCGCTAAACACTTATCCACTTATTCACTTATCCACATATCCACTGCCGTTTTTATCGGTGCAAAAACAAAAAAAGAAATTTTGTTCAAAAAAGAATTCAAGAAGCTTGGTTGTAAACTTTTTATCTCTACCGACGATGGCACTTTAGGTAAAAAAGGATTGATTTCTGATGTCTTTGCTAATCACTTAACCACCTATCCACCTAACCACCTATCCACAGCCGTTTACGCTTGCGGCTCAAAACCAATGCTGAAACAAATTGCTGAAATATCAAAAAAATATAAATTAAAATGTTATATCTCGTTAGAAGAAAAAATGGCGTGTGGGATAGGCGCCTGTATGGGCTGTGTGATAAAAACAATTAAAAATGAAAAATTAAAAATGAAAAATAACTATGAATACAAACGGGTTTGTAAAGACGGTCCCATTTTTGATGCTGAACAAATAATTTGGGA comes from the Elusimicrobiota bacterium genome and includes:
- a CDS encoding dihydroorotate dehydrogenase electron transfer subunit, giving the protein MEKLYQIDSQIVAKKQLAEKHFLITFYSPEIAHSAKPGQFVMIKIDNEKTFLRRPFSICGVNKKTFDIVFKVVGCGTEVLSRCQVGDSLSIIGPLGNCFPSHILHLTSPISLVAGGTGIASLLFLAKHLSTYSLIHISTAVFIGAKTKKEILFKKEFKKLGCKLFISTDDGTLGKKGLISDVFANHLTTYPPNHLSTAVYACGSKPMLKQIAEISKKYKLKCYISLEEKMACGIGACMGCVIKTIKNEKLKMKNNYEYKRVCKDGPIFDAEQIIWE